A region of the Mauremys mutica isolate MM-2020 ecotype Southern chromosome 14, ASM2049712v1, whole genome shotgun sequence genome:
agcagtgtggggaTTCTGTTTGTATTCTAACAGGGATGTGTAGATTTTGGCAAAAAGGCCTTATTGAAAAGTGCATGCTTTTGTTCAGAGGTACCACAGGCAGGAGTTCTGTCCTTGGCAGGAGAGAGCAGAAGCGTTCTTCGCAATCCCTCCTCTGTCCACCAGGGGCCGCCTGTCAAGTCGTCATGGACTGAATGTTTTTGAGCATTTCATCGAAGGCCTCTCGGGACGGCGCCTCGGCGTTCTGGAAAGAGACCTTGATCCGGCTGTAGAGGCTGAAGGATTTCAGCTCCAGCCAGATGAACCCGAAACGATCGTCATCGAAGAGAATGAAGATGCCCGGGGTTCGCTCAGGGCTGGTGAAGCCGTGTCCAGCAATGAGCCCCGTGCCATAAAAactacagagagggagagaaaagcaGGGAAAAGAACAACATGAAAAAACCTCTGACTGCATCACTGTGGCAGTTTAAGATGAATTTACTGTACCAGAGCAAACCTGAGGTCCATCTAGACAAGCCACCGGCGGCTAGGACCTGATGGTTCAGAGGAAAATCAAACGACCCCAGAATGCACCTGAGTAGATATGCCATGCTGCACAAAGGGGGGAGTTTTACCTGCTGACTTTGAAGCAATCAGCTCACGCCCTGCAGCATGAAGTGCCATTGCCTCCATCTTCACAAGCATGAGAACAATGCTACAAACACTCACCTGCTCCTTTAAGTGCAGCTACATATCTGACTAAGCTAAGGATACGGTACATGGGAGCTAACCTAACATCCCTGCAGCTATGCACACAAGGATTTGACTTCAGTTTCAAGGATCAAACCAGACTATACAAAGGCTGATAGGCCTGGGGCATGAGATGTGTGTAACCAGGCCACATTCTGGCTGTGGAGGAAAGATGGGTAAAGTTCAGTGCAAAGCCCTTAGCACGCAGTGGGAAGGGCACATCTGAACAGCGTGTTGCTTCTAGCTTGGAATCGGGCCTTTGTGGATTCCTGGAATGACCCGCTGCGAGTTAGTTAGCACAGATGTTTGGCTGAGGGTCATTTCTGTTTAGATCCAgactcttccctccaccccaccccttcattTAGCAAGGTGCCTCATTGAAGACAGCACCTCCACTATCTGAAAATAAAGGGCTCAATCATGCTGCAAGGTGCTCTGCATCCTCACGGCTCCCATTCAttgagggtgctgagcaccttgcaggattgggcccaaagcgCACAAGCCCTGAAGCAGAGTCAGCGGGAAAGGGCAGCACATTCCCATGGTCTCGGGAGACAAGTGTGATGCACAGGTAGGACCCAGCTAGGGAGGATCctgagacacagggagaaaagggGCAAGTGGCTCATGGAGAAACAGAGCAATAAAGGTGAAATACAGGAAGGATTATGCCCCAGGGCACCATCGGGGCAGGATCTGCAGGGGAGGTGAGATAGGGACACAACCCCCCCCACCGCTCGCTATCTGCCAGGAGGTAAAAGGAGCAAAGGAGATTGCACTGGATGGAACCGCAGAGGACGGAGTACTGATAAGAGATGGTAAGCTCGgactgagtgctggggcaggggggtgaagaTCACAACACGTGCTTCGGGCGTCAGTGCAGAAAGGCTCTGGGGGTTTTTGCCCCTATATTTTCCCCTTGGGTTCAGGTTGGATGTCCcgtctgggcaggggaggggcaatGAGGGAGCAGTGCTAATAATGGGGCCTCTTTCCTTTGCAGGTCCCAGCTGCTTGCGTGGGGCAGGGCGCGTAGGAAAGGCTGATTAACAACATTCATTTACCACATCCGGCAGGTCCGGGGATAATCCTCGTTCCTTGATATGACTCCCACGGGCAGCACAAAAGGCTGCGAGGTCGGCGCCGACTCCTGGACTGCTGCCGCCCCCGCAGCCTCAGTCCCCTCAGCCCCAGCATCGTCCCTCTGCGCAGGCTGCTCCACTTGCTGTGAGTCGCCCTGTCGGGAGCGGCCCTCCTCTTCGtcctgcccttcctcctcctcctgctgctcccggcGCACCTGCTCCTGCACCTCCAGGACAATGCGGGACAGCTCATTGAAGTTGCGCAGGTTCTCGATGTCAGGGAGCTGGATGGGGTGCGCCAGGTCGATCTCCACTGTCTGCTGGCCAGCTGGGATATTGGGATCTCCCTGCAGCAAGGAACGGAAATCATGCTTCAGGACACTACGGAACACAGCTGATGCCAAAAGCTCAGATACCTGTACCGCTGCAGCTGGCTAACAAGTTTCCTCCACCCTGGCAATGCCCAGTTCCACAGCAGCACCCCCCCTGCTTGTCAATTAAAAGGTCCCACTCAAATCCCAGCAGCACATGCCCCTGGAGCTGCCTGCATCACCCCCTTGCACCTGGGATACGGCACCAAGGCCCAACCTGTATGTGGAGACTTGTTCAGAACAGATGGGACAAACTGAGTGGCTGGTGACATGGCAGGGTAGCCCTGCAAAGTTGAAGGGGATAGTCAATTTCAGAGTTGCTTTCAATCAGGACCACTCcctgcagggggaaggaagagaggttATCAGCTGGTCTCAGTGCATGGCTGCTAGTGTCGGGTGCGGGGTGGGGCGGAAGAATCTCAATACAGGTAATCTGCTCATAACCAGATATTCCCACAGaatggactgggggggggggggggaaggcagtCTGATTCAAAAGCATTTCGCAGGCCAGCAGAAGCTCCGCATGGTAGGATTTTACTGCTGTGCAGACAGAAGTCAAGACAGATAGTAGCTCAGCATTCTGGAAAATCCTGGCATTGGAATATTTGCCTAGATGGCATTTCCCCCAAGGCTGAGAACAGCCAGGCTAACAAGTGtccccaccccaggaaattgtACGTGCTCCTACATAATGAATTTATTCCCACCAATCCCCCAGGTAAGTTGGTTCTGCTGTGACAAAGATATTATTCCCTTCTCTAAGTTACTTATCTGACCCCAATCCCCATAGTGTCTGAGCGCCTTATTCTCACAGCATcccagtgctattatccccattttacagataggaaactgaggaCCAAGTCAGTGTAATTCCCAGACCCCTAAACCCCAGCAAAATCAATGGAAGCTAGgagcccaaatacctttgagaatctgggccttagtgacttgtccaaggtcacacaggcagtctgGCGAGCAGGTAATGGAACTCAGGTCTCCCAGATCCTAGGcttgtgccctaaccactgaatcATCCTTTCTCTACCCCAGGCAACCACCTCTGTCACACAGACCCCTGACACAAGGGAGAGCGAGAAGGGCTGCAGTTTACTACCTGATTCCACAGCAGTTGGAACCTGTCAGGGAGCTcgggagagagaaaaaaccacTCACAGTTATTTTAGTCCCTTTGGCTTTCTTCCCATGAAAACTCAGCATGACAATCTCCAGGCCGTGGCTCCCGTAAGTTCCCTTGAAGAGACCTGGCTTTAAGAGGTCATCAGCGTTGCTAGGAGGGAGGTAGATGCGTCGGTATGTCAAGCAGTTGCTGTGGAACAGAAGCTGGTCAGGCAGTTTACAAGAGAACAACGAGATATTGATTCTTCGCCAAGAACTTAAGCTCCCCTCCGCTCCCCTTGCCTGCCTTGGATCTTTTAAAGAGATTCTTTAACAAAAGGGGCAAGATCTTCACTTTCTGGCATTTTAAAAAGCACTCCAGATTTGGAATAGCACACATCCCCCTACGccacccctcccaacccccttttCCCACCTCCAAAAGTCCATTTGGCTACGAGATCTGTCGAACAGGCAAAGGCTGCgccacttgtacctaagctacagCATGTCAACCCACCCCTATTTCTGGAGAACCCAAGGTGAGTGGAGCCTAGTTAAATATCTGTTAAAGCAATTAACTTCTGATAGCTCTGAAAATGACATTTACTGCTAGTTGTTACgttcccagaagctgggactgtgtAATTTGTGTCTAGTGCGGTATAAAGCATATTTCCTGCTAAAAAATATAACCAGCAGATGGCCTGTAGGGATGGTTGATATTCACACCATTTTAAAATTCAGTAAGATACATTTATTCATGTCTGAACATTGGTGACATTAGAGCAGACCTTTTGGAAGCCTTCTCAAACCATTGCTAGCTTTGAATACTCAGCAGCTACTGCACATCCTCTTTTTATCTCCTAACTGGTTGTCCCCTACGATGATGACCCATCACCATTCCTTCCATGATCATTTTCTCAAGGTTATTTTAATCTCCATGCCTGATGTAACCCAAATACATAAGTTTGCGCCTGTTGATTTCCAAGAGGAGGGGCGGCTTCTCTCCAAGAGTATTTCTAtaataaacatttgttttctcCATCCAGAAGATATGCAAGTCTTTGCTAGCACCACATCTCAAAAGCTTCCATTTTCTTCTGGTCAGCAACATTAGTTTCCCATGATTCACATCCATAGGTTGCTATTGAGAAAATTAAGCTTTTCTCCAGTTAAACCTTCGTATATTGAAACATCATGTTTTTTCCAAACTTTTGTAAGAGAGGCCATTGCTGATGAGCTGTTCCTCGTGTCTTCTGATTTCTTTGGAACAGCCTTCTTGGTTGGATATGTATGATCCCAGATAGTTTAATTCATCTAGTGCCTCTACAATTTGACTTAATCGTGCTGTCCACATGCATTCAATTTTTGTCAATCATGTCAATGTGCATGCATTTCATTTTCACCTCATTCAGGGATAGTCTAtattaaaaacagactccaacagtCCTTGCATTCCCTCAGTGGTTGTAGCAAAGAGCACTGTGTCATCACCTCAGTGGGAGATTATACTTCCTGCACTTTTCAATGATGCAACAGATGTTCACGATTTGATCATGGGTGCCTCATCCCTCTCTGAAACCATCCTGTTGTGATGGACATTCTGTTTTTATCCTTTGCTTTGTGCAATCCTGGATTATCTAGAGCAAAACTTGACTTGTGTATGATAACAAAATGATACTATTCTTATTACACTGTTATGTAATCTCTCTTTGGTAAGATTGATTCCCTTTGTTCAGTTGTCCAGCCAATTTCTAGTCATCCACAcagcactgcaaatttaccaTGAGATCAATACCGAGCACTGTCAGGCTTTCCATGGAAAGGATCCAGTATCTCTGTTTACAAGCACCCTGTGATCTGTACAAGTCTGGTTCATAATGATTTTCTTAATTTATCAACAAACTCAATAAAGCGTCTtacctttcttaaaaaaaacaaaaaaaacacgcAGTCTCCAATCACTTCCAACAGTTCTGCTGCTATGCTATCTACCCCTGGTGCTTTCCCTGGCTTCACTTTCACATTAGCATGCACGATTTGTTCTCCCAGGATCAATGGCTCCACCTCCATACTCCTTTCTGTTGTCCTGTATTAGGAGTGGCTGTGAGGAGGGATACAGATTGGCACAGTAATCTCGCCACTGGCATTTGATAACATCACTTTCAGTGAGGGTTCCGCCATCATGATCTCTTATTGGGTTTGATGACAGGGAAGTCTAACCACTGTAAACATCTCTTTTGTATTCCTCTTTGTGACTCTCAACCTCTGTGCATTTTGCCCTTCTGTATTTGCTCTTGTCTCATCTAATCTGCTTTTGGAGGCATCTGCTCAGTTCTTCGTCCTTACACCTTCATTTTTCAGTCTCTCTAAGCCATACTTTTTCACTCTGCATTGTTATTCTGCCAGCTCAAATATCTTCTCAGTCAGCCATGCTGCGATCCAATGCTGATTTTTCAGAATATGTGCTTTGGCAGCTTTGAGCATGAGTTTTCATTTTATTCCAAAGTGCGTTCGGGGTGTCCTCCTCTTTCTCCTGTGCCAATGCCTCAAACCTGTTCTGGACAGAAGTCCTGTAGTTTTCATTGATTTTGGACAGATCCAAACGTAGTGGACCTGCCAAATGTCTTATCTTTCAAGTTTTCATTTTATGTTTGAGGCTAACAAGTGACTGCCTGACCCACACGGTCTGCACTTGGGAAAGTCTTTATCCATTAGACCATGACGCTTCCCAGGGGTTTCCAGGGctgtgaggcaccttgctactACCTgcccttgtctgtgcctgctgtgggtcAGTTCCAACACCATCGGCCTCTGACAACACAAGCCCTGCCCTCCAGACCTCCATAGGCATTACTTTCTCTTCACAGGTCAACAAGAGGCATCCACCAACCCTCGAGTCCTCCAGGCATCTCCTGCAGTGCCCCACCCTTGATGCACTGGACACTTACAGAATTCTCAGATCCTCTGTTCCCAAGAGGAACAGGACACCTCAGCTTACCAGATACACTGCAGAACTCAGCTCTGCCTAGCACATAGCATTTCGATTTGTTGGTAGCGAAAGCAagtttaacaaagaacagagattcaaatgtactggaaacaaaaggttacatataaaatacaaTCATAACTTGCATCctagagcctaaacttaactcACAAGATGCCCGGCTGTCTAACTGTGACCCTAAGAGCCACTGGTAGAGAGCCCACTGTACTGCAACTCacatcaggcctgacacactcattACCCTCAACACATTGAAGTCGTAGTGtgtctaaaaggtgtcatgtaagatACCCACACATACACTGGTGACATGCTGGTCACAAAAatcattgtgtgatgtatgtatgaGTAGTGCACGAAGAGCAATATGAGAGAGCTGGAAATAGGTTCTTAAAATGCCTTTGGGAGGCAGTGCATACATGGAGCTCatctagacaaaggaatgtggattcTCCTGTCTGACTGGAGGCAAAGGACAATGAACGTTTCTTTACATATACGGTAAACAAAGCCAAACAAACAGCAGTTTAATAAGAACAACGGGGGACAAAGTCTGCACCCCAGGGCAActtcctggctcttgaggcaCAGACAATGGATTTTGGGTAATATAAAGGGAACAATTAGACATTTGAGTTCTCTATCACTTGGGGAACAGCACCATTTATTATGCTGGTAACTTGATGTGAATGAGAAAACTGCTTAGGCCAAGACTAAAACTTGCCAGGATTAAGCTTTAGTCACTAGAAAACgtgctttattttgttttgtctgtaaccatacctctttttctcttgcttagtatcacttaaatctctgtcctttgttaataaacttattcttgttttattacaaaaccatctcagtgctgtgtattaaaGCAAAGTCTGAGTCTCCAGGCTAACCTAACAGGCTGATGGGTGCTCTCCCTCTTTGGAAGCAACAAATCTAATAATTTCCATGTGTCCCGCGAGAGGGTCTGGACACTGCAGAGACATCTCAGGGGGAACTCAgattgttacctgcaaggcaagcaGCATCTtgaagagtttgctggcaaggcagacaGGCTGGTGTGTCAGGGAGCCGATACAGCTTAGTGGCAGCAAAGCTCTcacttgctgaggcagaggggtaacaagTGGTTCACAGTCCTGGATGTCCTGAGCAGGATGTCACACTAATGAAATCTATCTTACCCAAATTCTTCTCCCAGCATTTCTCCTGGCTGTGGTCCTTTTTTAATGAAACAACTCACCTCCTAGGTGAAAGATTCAGATTGAGTCTCTTTAGCTGCAGTTATAGTCCGAAAAAATCCATTGTTTTCACTTGCAAACAGGATAACCCTGCTTGTGTTTTCCTGTTTGTAATTTCCCCTGGAGACTTTGTGATCACTTGATTAGCATTTTGCTCAGAGTGTAAATATCCCCTGTAAATACTTCACAATGAAGTATACAATAGTCTGTCTACACAGATACACTTCTGCCTGAAAGAAACTTGTTTACCACTTCTGGGGCTGGCCCCAACTCACAGACCTTATAAAGATGATTTCCAGCTTATGCGTACACACACCCCTTACatattatctgtacatacatttcacaatgacagtgatgaccagtgtgacacaggctttcagtagagaccttaCACAACACTGTGATGAACTAGTACATAGATCCCAGACCCAGGGGATTTCTGGAAGCCTTACGCACCCAGTGTCCTCTGGTAGTCAGCACCAAGAGTTCCCTGACACAGACACTGAATCCCCTTCATTGCTGCATCGTTACCTAGTCAATTTGGTTCCTGGCTATACCGTCAGGCGACATCCATGTGCATAAGCGTCTAGTGCGTTGGGTGAAGATGGTGTTTGTAAGGACCAGTTGACTACAGCAGCAGAACTCAACTAAACCCCTTCCTCACTCCTTTTGTAAACCCAGACCATTGTTTCTCACTACTTCTTTATGAGAGCTTACAGCTCCAACTTTCACATCCAGGTCCTCAATCACAAGGGAGATCTCTCTGTCTGCTGTTTTAATGAATGTCTTTCAAAGCCATTCACAGAATCCTGCACTGGGGACTGCACCTTGCTGTGGTGGGAAGGCTTGTACAATTTTAAGATTACACAAAATCAAATGACCCAAAGCCATCTACTGGGCACACAGCTATTCCGAGTGACCGTACGGCCTATCACCGTGTCCCCCTGCTGCATCTTACCTTTCACTACGCTTACAGGAAGAGACTGGTTTACCACGTGTTTGTACACTGCTCAGTGAAACAGGGCCCAATCCAAATTAAGGTCCTGGGGCACTATCGTAATCCTGATAATGGACCTGATGAGGACTATTACATACGTTCATTTTCTGTGCAGACAATACCACCCTCTCTACAAACACAGCAGAGGCCCCTAAAACAGGAGTCTGTGGAAGGAAAAAGATCCATTCACAGGTGTTGCAGCAACGTTATCAGTTAACCAGGAAGACTGAACCAACAAAACAGCAGTGTCCTGGGCCAAGTTCAGATGCCCCCAACCCCAATGTTTAGAAAAGAGCTGCTCCCCTTACTCATATTGGCTGGTGTAGATGAACTTCATCAGGATGAGCTCTTGCATATGCTCATGGAAGATATCCTCCAGAGTCCGGCCCCATTCTTCCCTCAGCCACGTCCGGAATTCCTGCAGCGCACACAGAGACACGGAAAACCAATGAGCCACTCGCAGACACTTTATAATTATAATGGTGCCTTAGCTGCACAGCATCACTCTTGGCCATGCAACAGAATTCACGTAGACAGTCAGCGAGGAAAAAGCCCAAGTGCCCAGCTGGTTACAGAAACAAAAATACCTATTACTTTATACAGCCCTTCCCATCCCCTGCCCTCACGGCACTTCATGAGAGGGGAGCAGGACCACTAACCCCATGTTAATGACAAAGAAACTAGGGCACAGAGTGGAAGTGACTTGTCAGACTGGGAATGGGACCCAAGTCCTTGTTGTCTTggtcctgcaccccatcccctggaTCATGCTACATGGCGTATTGATCATCAGAAAGGAGAAAGAGGCAAAAACACTAAAAGATTGAGGAAAATAAATTCTATTTACTTGTAgtatttgtgctcctaaatccttcATGAGCTCTGAGAAACCTCCCCAAAGTGTCTCAACAGCAGCTCTGAGCAATCTCTGAAAAGCTActactctaagggcttggctacacttgcaagttgcagcgctggtagaggctttccagcgctgcaattagtaaccgtccacacctgcaaggcacatccagcgctgcaactccctggctgcagcgctggctgtacacctggccaggttggggtgtagcgattgcagcgctggtgatccagcgctgctcatcaagtgtggacacacaccagcgcttttattggcctccagggaataaggagatatcccagaatgcttttaactaaattactttctttgttttgttatgcagcctctctttgttttgttgtgaactccgatcggagctccgttgaactgcttatctaaaaaacaaacactgatcacagcaaacaggagctatctgtacctggctgtgaacgatcaaatgagaggcaagcagtttgcttgacagagaaacagcgttggatgcaggctgtttgcaattaagactaagggttcgcgaacattttgtgatttttcaatccagggaagctaacacacagtgttggctccaaaaatccactctctctatcttccccgctccctgtcacagtacaccaccctccacccccctcttttgaaaagcacgttgttgccacttgaatgctgggatagctgcccataatgcagcactcccaacagcgctgtaaatgctgcaaatgtggccacacaccagcgctggtagctgtgagtgtggccacacaccagcgctggccctgcacagctgcacgaccagcgctgtaactcccagcgctgcaactgtcaagtgtagccaagccctgtggtGAGTTACAATTTCATGACAACAGCATCCCCACTAAAGATATCAGCCTCTCAAGTGATCTTCTGAACCTGCATTCTTTACCTTCTAAATACAGAACCTCCAGTTACCACGCTCTCACTCTTACCCAACACACTGTTTCCAAAGGACTGTGCACACATTATTCATCTGCTACGGAACTGACCAAAAACTTACCTCTGCAATACATTAGCCCTCTACCGGGAAACCACTGGGGGAAAGGGTTGATTTTTTAGCTTCACAGATGGAACAGTTTGAAGTATGAAAACTCAGAGAGCCAGATTTTAACTAGATGGACTCCTAACTGAACTTCTCAGCAATGAGCATCCCTACACTGTGCAGTAGTTAACAGAGAAGCTCTCTCATGATACATCTGCTTTTTCCTCTTGACAGGCAGAGCTGCTGTATTTAATTATATTACTCCTGCACTGCTAACGAAGGTTTTAATCCCTCATCTCGGCAGACAGGCAGTAAAAAGAGCCCCTCTTGCCATAATTACAAGAAAACGAGGCACGCAAGCATGGCTGATATTTAATATCGTGCCTGTTTGTGACAGGCCCAACTTCACACAGGTCTCAGCACCCTGTGAGAGCTGTGAAGAACGCAAAGGCTGCTTGTCTTATTCCAGACTGGGCCGTTGAAATGCAACCTGAGGGGTCAGACATGGCATAGGAAGAACAAGGACATAGTGGCTTAAATCTTGCCACGTGCTAAGGAGCGGGGAGCTGAGGGTTGTTCATTGTCTCGTAACCTTGGTACACAGTCAGAAATGGTTCTTCACGCACTCCGTTGTGTTTGGCTTTGCTGCACATATGGTGCGGCAAAGCAACCAATAGTGCTCCAGTATTACAGAGGTCTCTCAACAAGGTGGTTGAATAGTCTGACTACTGAGCCGGTCCGGTGAACTGGAGTCTGAAGCCAGGCCTTACCCAGTGGCAGAAGAGGTTCCTTTGGATTGTGCGATGCACAACACAAATCTGCGTGTGATGATTTTCAAGGGGCAGCCCAAGGGCCAAGTGCAGCCTGTACCTGACGGTCTCCCTGCATCAGCAGGAGGAGGATAAATTTGGTCCGCTACAAGTTTTACCACCAGCAAATTCAAATCACAAGTTATTTCTATCCATTAGAAAAGCCCCAAGGACAGAAACTGCCACTGATCAGCAGCTTTGTTTTTTTCCAATACCTGTAAAATTATACACAAGTGGGCACCTTAGGGGTCGTATCCCAGCTCCCATCATGACCACACAGATCACAAAGATTTGGGACTGGACAGTAACGCCACACCCTGCTGTGCCTCAC
Encoded here:
- the FBXO31 gene encoding F-box only protein 31 isoform X1, with the protein product MAVCARLCGVGPARGCRRRGAQREQRREGPADSEPDTDAEEERIEGARLGPGAAPAPAPAPLSLLELPPELLVQIFGSLPGTDLPSLARVCSTFRRILRTDTIWRRRCREEYGVCENLRKLEITGVSCRDVYAKRINPRVKSGRFMKILPDYEHMEYRDVYTCLLHRYRHILGLWQPDIGPYGGLLNVVVDGFFIIGWMYLPPHDPHVDDPMRFKPLFRIHLMERKSATVECMYGHKGPHNGHIQIVKKDEFSTKCNQTDHHRMSGGRQEEFRTWLREEWGRTLEDIFHEHMQELILMKFIYTSQYDNCLTYRRIYLPPSNADDLLKPGLFKGTYGSHGLEIVMLSFHGKKAKGTKITGDPNIPAGQQTVEIDLAHPIQLPDIENLRNFNELSRIVLEVQEQVRREQQEEEEGQDEEEGRSRQGDSQQVEQPAQRDDAGAEGTEAAGAAAVQESAPTSQPFVLPVGVISRNEDYPRTCRMCFYGTGLIAGHGFTSPERTPGIFILFDDDRFGFIWLELKSFSLYSRIKVSFQNAEAPSREAFDEMLKNIQSMTT
- the FBXO31 gene encoding F-box only protein 31 isoform X2, with the protein product MAVCARLCGVGPARGCRRRGAQREQRREGPADSEPDTDAEEERIEGARLGPGAAPAPAPAPLSLLELPPELLVQIFGSLPGTDLPSLARVCSTFRRILRTDTIWRRRCREEYGVCENLRKLEITGVSCRDVYAKLLHRYRHILGLWQPDIGPYGGLLNVVVDGFFIIGWMYLPPHDPHVDDPMRFKPLFRIHLMERKSATVECMYGHKGPHNGHIQIVKKDEFSTKCNQTDHHRMSGGRQEEFRTWLREEWGRTLEDIFHEHMQELILMKFIYTSQYDNCLTYRRIYLPPSNADDLLKPGLFKGTYGSHGLEIVMLSFHGKKAKGTKITGDPNIPAGQQTVEIDLAHPIQLPDIENLRNFNELSRIVLEVQEQVRREQQEEEEGQDEEEGRSRQGDSQQVEQPAQRDDAGAEGTEAAGAAAVQESAPTSQPFVLPVGVISRNEDYPRTCRMCFYGTGLIAGHGFTSPERTPGIFILFDDDRFGFIWLELKSFSLYSRIKVSFQNAEAPSREAFDEMLKNIQSMTT